Proteins encoded by one window of Musa acuminata AAA Group cultivar baxijiao chromosome BXJ2-9, Cavendish_Baxijiao_AAA, whole genome shotgun sequence:
- the LOC103999193 gene encoding protein OXIDATIVE STRESS 3 LIKE 1 — protein sequence MSIALEKRGDIGRSGLLQRPACFPIYEVPEAAARLAVAGDGGEDSCSSSSIGRNSDLSADGSGSDGGEAEVQSRLKGPLETMDALEDSLPLRRGISKFYTGKSKSFTSFVDAKSSSSCKDLAKSENAYTRKRKNLLAFSVLSDKSSKLGNMEGRISKRPASSSRSMLSPILNSASSSSNSFSSEEDNVLGHLLPPPHHQGKYSGDATSATAVSLSTTPFGSSPMRSFSVTDLHGILRSSSIQIQTRDDHKKNQ from the exons ATGTCGATCGCACTGGAGAAACGGGGCGACATTGGGCGGTCGGGGCTTCTCCAGCGGCCCGCCTGCTTCCCAATCTACGAGGTGCCAGAGGCGGCGGCAAGGCTTGCGGTGGCGGGGGACGGCGGCGAGGATTCCTGCAGCTCTTCGTCCATCGGGAGGAACAGCGACCTCTCTGCCGATGGATCGGGGTCGGACGGCGGGGAGGCGGAGGTCCAGAGCAGGTTGAAGGGGCCACTAGAGACCATGGACGCCCTCGAGGACTCACTGCCCTTGAG GCGTGGCATCTCCAAGTTCTATACCGGAAAATCCAAATCTTTCACAAGCTTTGTGGATGCCAAATCATCTTCCTCTTGTAAGGATCTTGCAAAATCTGAAAATGCTTATACCCGCAAGCGCAAGAATCTTCTTGCCTTCAGTGTTCTATCAGATAAGTCTAGCAAGTTAGGAAACATGGAAGGGCGTATTTCAAAAAGACCTGCCAGTTCCAGCCGAAGCATGCTAAGCCCGATCCTAAACAGTGCCAGCTCCAGCAGCAACAGCTTCAGCAGTGAAGAGGATAATGTTCTGGGTCATCTTCTTCCTCCCCCTCACCATCAGGGCAAATATTCTGGCGATGCTACTTCAGCTACTGCTGTttctctttcaactactccattcggTTCCTCCCCGATGAGATCATTCTCAGTGACAGATCTCCACGGCATCCTTCGTTCGTCCTCGATTCAGATTCAGACAAGGGATGACCACAAAAAGAATCAGTAG
- the LOC108951212 gene encoding uncharacterized protein LOC108951212 isoform X3 has translation MSPPRNPKKVHYGRSMLLVPPRYLRCAPLNPHVFDSELRVSDLKKRLLELQNDLNVANADLDGAKRSREMVEQELRGSQVQLSMIGASIHPQEARTSLLQEEILKLRSDLDTLKSEVGFMRDEFVNSMCELNKKIRQFQEITVNAFQKEQPGQLCSDNGK, from the exons ATGTCGCCTCCGAGAAATCCCAAGAAGGTACACTATGGCCGCTCCATGCTTCTCGTGCCTCCACGCTATCTCCGATGCGCCCCTCTCAATCCGCATGTCTTCGACTCAGAGCTTAGGGTCTCCGATCTTAAGAAGCGGCTCCTCGAACTTCAGAACGATCTCAATGTTGCAAACGCCGACCTCGATGGGGCCAAGCGGTCCAGGGAGATGGTCGAGCAGGAGCTGAGGGGATCGCAGGTTCAGCTTTCTATGATTGGTGCATCAATCCATCCGCAAGAG GCGAGGACTTCTCTGCTGCAGGAGGAGATATTGAAGCTCCGTTCTGATCTGGATACACTCAAG AGTGAAGTGGGTTTCATGCG AGACGAATTTGTTAATAGTATGTGCGAGCTGAACAAGAAAATAAG GCAATTTCAAGAGATTACTGTCAATGCTTTCCAGAAAGAGCAACCTGGACAACTTTGTTCAGATAATGGCAAGTGA
- the LOC108951212 gene encoding uncharacterized protein LOC108951212 isoform X2 has translation MASGESQKRLLSLIRNVASEKSQEELRVSDLKKRLLELQNDLNVANADLDGAKRSREMVEQELRGSQVQLSMIGASIHPQEARTSLLQEEILKLRSDLDTLKSEVGFMRDEFVNSMCELNKKIRSIPTCFYFHLFSFLICLLVYDLFVPNSLSKFCTITGIFTF, from the exons ATGGCGTCCGGCGAATCCCAGAAACGTCTCCTCTCTCTGATCCGCAATGTCGCCTCCGAGAAATCCCAAGAAG AGCTTAGGGTCTCCGATCTTAAGAAGCGGCTCCTCGAACTTCAGAACGATCTCAATGTTGCAAACGCCGACCTCGATGGGGCCAAGCGGTCCAGGGAGATGGTCGAGCAGGAGCTGAGGGGATCGCAGGTTCAGCTTTCTATGATTGGTGCATCAATCCATCCGCAAGAG GCGAGGACTTCTCTGCTGCAGGAGGAGATATTGAAGCTCCGTTCTGATCTGGATACACTCAAG AGTGAAGTGGGTTTCATGCG AGACGAATTTGTTAATAGTATGTGCGAGCTGAACAAGAAAATAAGGTCTATTCCAACGTGCTTTTACTTTCATTTGTTTAGTTTTCTTATTTGTTTACTTGTATATGATCTTTTTGTTCCAAACTCCTTATCTAAGTTTTGCACTATCACAGGCATTTTTACATTTTGA
- the LOC135622107 gene encoding F-box protein At3g56470-like, whose product MDSRDWTSLPLDLLTKIGEKLPVPHRACFRATCKDWCSALLPVVIPSPWLLLVGKNSDTCNFLSLPTRRSFTYSLLPKLRGVQYVGSQAGWLAVFNKNLDVSLINPLTAARICLPSFLTLPNFELVDGSCVLPHLNRISCYFVTKVIFSANPTTHNYTAVSLYGIPRGEIAYAKAGGDKWNLLQTTSTQHRSYEDIMYHNGKFYCITVEAEVFAFDLSGVSPTATVVAESTSLGLTHFDYHIPCSRVRHIHSKYLACSSTGELFLILRHAVLSYESLGWKAIMVWRYNPQRQPCWEAVKNLGNKSLLIGINNAISISTENFRGARRDCVYFMEAPVRTIVNGRPEIIHSIVVSDVERGKWARANSQLQPHLLPPIWFTPSML is encoded by the coding sequence ATGGACAGCCGTGACTGGACATCGCTCCCGCTGGATCTCCTCACAAAGATTGGAGAAAAGCTTCCCGTCCCTCACCGTGCCTGCTTTCGTGCCACATGCAAGGATTGGTGTTCCGCACTCCTACCCGTTGTCATCCCGTCCCCGTGGCTCCTCTTAGTCGGCAAGAACAGCGATACCTGCAACTTCTTGTCTCTCCCCACCAGACGCTCCTTCACCTACTCCCTTCTCCCTAAGCTCCGCGGCGTGCAGTATGTGGGCTCTCAAGCTGGTTGGCTAGCAGTCTTCAATAAAAACCTGGATGTCAGCCTCATAAATCCTCTAACAGCGGCTCGAATCTGCCTCCCCTCCTTCCTCACCCTACCCAATTTTGAGCTCGTCGACGGCAGCTGTGTCCTTCCTCATCTCAACCGAATCTCCTGTTATTTCGTTACGAAAGTTATCTTCTCCGCAAATCCAACTACCCATAATTACACCGCAGTGAGTCTCTATGGAATTCCCCGAGGTGAAATCGCCTACGCAAAAGCAGGCGGAGACAAGTGGAATCTTCTTCAGACGACATCGACTCAGCATCGTTCATACGAGGATATCATGTACCACAATGGGAAATTCTACTGCATAACAGTTGAAGCCGAAGTCTTCGCTTTTGACCTCAGTGGAGTTTCTCCCACCGCGACGGTGGTCGCCGAGAGCACGTCACTCGGTTTGACACATTTCGACTATCACATTCCTTGCTCCCGTGTCAGACACATTCACAGCAAATACTTGGCGTGCTCGAGCACCGGGGAGCTGTTCCTGATTTTGAGGCACGCAGTTCTCTCATATGAATCGCTGGGATGGAAGGCTATCATGGTTTGGAGGTACAATCCTCAGCGTCAGCCATGTTGGGAAGCGGTGAAGAACTTGGGGAATAAGTCCTTGTTGATCGGTATCAACAACGCTATATCGATTTCTACCGAGAATTTTCGAGGTGCACGACGAGATTGCGTCTACTTTATGGAGGCGCCGGTCAGAACCATAGTCAATGGCCGGCCCGAAATCATTCATAGCATTGTAGTGTCTGATGTGGAACGTGGAAAGTGGGCGCGGGCAAACTCTCAATTACAACCACACTTGCTGCCACCCATCTGGTTCACTCCCTCCATGCTGTGA
- the LOC103999196 gene encoding aquaporin NIP2-1, whose translation MASSHVRPNNSNEIHDIDVVTAQTLTTPSFFDPPRVHRRRNLKELFPPFLPRKVVSEMIATYLLVFVTCGAGALNKNNPGVVSQLGQSVAGGLIVTVMIYAVGHISGAHMNPAVTLAFAVARHFPWIQVPFYMLAQIAGSTTASYILRELLDPIHDLGTTTPSHTAAKALVTEIVVTFNMMFVTAAVATDTKAVGELAGLAVGSAVCITSILAGPISGGSMNPARTLGPALASNKFDSLWVYFVGPPVGTVAGALAYSFIRLDEHSLSSQKDSQKSPSLKMRRMQSQDMASPTNDAFESGV comes from the exons ATGGCTTCTTCCCATGTAAGGCCTAACAACTCCAACGAAATCCATGACATAGACGTCGTCACAGCTCAAACGTTGACCACCCCAAGCTTCTTCGACCCCCCCAGAGTCCATCGTCGGAGAAATTTGAAGGAACTCTTTCCACCATTTCTTCCCAGAAAG GTTGTGTCTGAGATGATAGCTACATATTTACTTGTGTTCGTGACCTGCGGAGCTGGTGCGTTAAACAAGAACAACCCGGGCGTGGTGTCGCAATTAGGGCAATCGGTCGCCGGTGGCTTGATCGTCACTGTGATGATCTATGCGGTTGGCCATATTTCCGGGGCGCACATGAACCCCGCAGTCACGTTAGCCTTCGCCGTGGCCCGGCATTTCCCATGGATACAG GTGCCCTTCTATATGTTAGCTCAGATAGCAGGGTCTACGACCGCCTCGTACATCCTACGTGAGCTGCTCGATCCCATTCATGATCTAGGGACGACGACGCCGTCTCACACTGCCGCGAAAGCCTTGGTGACGGAGATCGTAGTGACCTTTAACATGATGTTCGTGACCGCGGCGGTAGCGACGGACACAAAAGCC GTAGGAGAGTTAGCAGGCCTCGCAGTTGGCTCAGCAGTTTGCATCACCTCCATCTTAGCGGG GCCCATCTCGGGAGGGTCAATGAATCCAGCAAGGACGCTGGGACCGGCGTTGGCAAGCAACAAGTTTGACTCGCTGTGGGTGTACTTCGTTGGCCCGCCCGTGGGCACAGTAGCAGGGGCTTTGGCCTACAGCTTTATACGACTAGATGAGCACTCGTTATCGTCACAGAAGGACAGCCAGAAGTCACCCTCCCTCAAGATGCGTCGCATGCAGAGCCAGGACATGGCGAGTCccactaatgatgcttttgaatcCGGCGTTTAG
- the LOC108951212 gene encoding uncharacterized protein LOC108951212 isoform X1, protein MSPPRNPKKVHYGRSMLLVPPRYLRCAPLNPHVFDSELRVSDLKKRLLELQNDLNVANADLDGAKRSREMVEQELRGSQVQLSMIGASIHPQEARTSLLQEEILKLRSDLDTLKSEVGFMRDEFVNSMCELNKKIRSIPTCFYFHLFSFLICLLVYDLFVPNSLSKFCTITGIFTF, encoded by the exons ATGTCGCCTCCGAGAAATCCCAAGAAGGTACACTATGGCCGCTCCATGCTTCTCGTGCCTCCACGCTATCTCCGATGCGCCCCTCTCAATCCGCATGTCTTCGACTCAGAGCTTAGGGTCTCCGATCTTAAGAAGCGGCTCCTCGAACTTCAGAACGATCTCAATGTTGCAAACGCCGACCTCGATGGGGCCAAGCGGTCCAGGGAGATGGTCGAGCAGGAGCTGAGGGGATCGCAGGTTCAGCTTTCTATGATTGGTGCATCAATCCATCCGCAAGAG GCGAGGACTTCTCTGCTGCAGGAGGAGATATTGAAGCTCCGTTCTGATCTGGATACACTCAAG AGTGAAGTGGGTTTCATGCG AGACGAATTTGTTAATAGTATGTGCGAGCTGAACAAGAAAATAAGGTCTATTCCAACGTGCTTTTACTTTCATTTGTTTAGTTTTCTTATTTGTTTACTTGTATATGATCTTTTTGTTCCAAACTCCTTATCTAAGTTTTGCACTATCACAGGCATTTTTACATTTTGA
- the LOC103999194 gene encoding pectinesterase-like, which produces MSKAIFGAVSAVLLVAAVIGVVATVVSSNHKTDASEGDGSLTTTSKSVSAFCAKTDYQADCERTIGSAINGSSSPKEVIQASFQAAIDEIQAAFHLSNNVSLKANDPMNKAAFNICRQLLEDADEELNAAFSETHDLQGLARRTDDIKTWLSAVISYQQTCLDGITEPELQSTMKDGLSTATKVTSNAIAIVDELSSLLKSFKIPINITMGSRRLLVDEQGYPSWFSGHDRKLLAAQARGQLTPNVVVAKDGSGKFKTINDAVNAMPKDYSGRYVIYVKAGVYKENVIVGKDKVNVLMYGDGSRKTVVTGSKNYVDGVQTVDTATFAALGQGFIAKSMGFSNTAGAEKHQAVALRVQSDMSAFFNCRMDAYQDTLYVQAHRQFYRNCVVSGTIDFIFGDSSTILQNCLLVMRRPMDNQQNILTAHGRSQAKETTALVIQNCRIVPDKSLFPERLKFRNYLGRPWKAYSRTIVMESTIGDLIQPEGWMPWDGENFLDTLYYAEYNNRGPGAGTSGRVNWPGYHVIGRTEAQKYTVESLIQGSKWIKFSNIRYFGGLKF; this is translated from the exons ATGTCGAAGGCCATCTTCGGTGCTGTCTCGGCGGTCCTCCTCGTGGCCGCGGTGATCGGAGTGGTAGCAACTGTTGTGAGTTCGAATCATAAGACCGATGCTTCTGAGGGTGATGGTTCACTTACCACCACGTCCAAGTCCGTCTCGGCCTTCTGCGCCAAAACTGACTACCAAGCCGACTGTGAACGCACCATTGGTTCTGCCATCAATGGCTCTTCCTCCCCCAAGGAAGTCATCCAAGCTTCTTTTCAGGCGGCCATTGACGAAATCCAAGCTGCCTTCCACCTGTCCAACAACGTAAGTTTGAAGGCTAATGACCCGATGAACAAGGCTGCGTTCAACATTTGCCGGCAGCTCCTCGAGGATGCCGATGAGGAGCTCAATGCTGCCTTCTCGGAGACTCATGACCTTCAGGGTCTGGCGAGGAGGACCGATGACATCAAGACATGGCTCTCGGCCGTCATCTCCTACCAGCAGACCTGTCTCGATGGCATCACCGAACCGGAGCTCCAGTCCACCATGAAGGACGGTCTAAGCACGGCCACAAAGGTCACCAGCAATGCCATTGCCATTGTCGATGAGCTTAGTTCATTATTAAAGTCCTTCAAGATCCCGATTAACATAACCATGGGCAGTCGACGCTTACTGGTCGATGAGCAAGGGTACCCTTCGTGGTTCTCGGGCCATGACAGGAAGCTCCTGGCTGCCCAAGCGCGAGGCCAGCTGACCCCTAATGTGGTGGTGGCTAAGGATGGGAGTGGAAAGTTCAAGACGATCAACGATGCCGTTAATGCCATGCCAAAGGATTACTCTGGGCGGTACGTGATCTACGTGAAGGCTGGGGTCTACAAGGAGAATGTCATCGTTGGCAAGGATAAGGTGAACGTCCTCATGTACGGTGATGGATCAAGGAAGACAGTCGTGACTGGGAGCAAGAACTACGTCGATGGCGTGCAAACTGTTGATACCGCGACCTTCG CTGCCCTCGGACAAGGCTTTATCGCCAAGTCAATGGGGTTCAGCAACACGGCCGGAGCAGAGAAGCACCAAGCTGTGGCGCTCCGCGTGCAGTCGGACATGTCAGCCTTCTTCAACTGCAGGATGGATGCGTACCAAGACACCTTATACGTGCAGGCCCACCGACAATTCTACCGCAACTGCGTCGTCTCCGGGACGATTGACTTCATCTTCGGCGACTCCTCCACCATCCTTCAGAACTGCCTCCTGGTGATGCGACGCCCGATGGACAACCAGCAGAACATCTTAACGGCTCATGGGCGATCTCAGGCGAAGGAGACCACCGCGCTGGTGATCCAGAACTGCCGCATCGTCCCGGACAAGTCCTTGTTCCCGGAGAGGTTGAAGTTCCGCAACTACCTTGGCCGGCCATGGAAGGCATACTCGAGGACCATCGTCATGGAATCTACCATCGGAGATCTGATCCAGCCTGAGGGTTGGATGCCGTGGGACGGAGAAAATTTCCTTGACACGTTGTACTACGCCGAGTACAACAACCGTGGGCCCGGTGCCGGAACCAGCGGCAGGGTGAACTGGCCTGGATACCATGTTATCGGCAGGACCGAGGCACAGAAGTACACGGTGGAGTCCTTGATCCAAGGTTCCAAGTGGATCAAGTTCTCCAACATACGCTACTTTGGTGGCCTTAAATTTTGA
- the LOC135622108 gene encoding putative F-box protein At4g22180 yields MEKANISSTVTSRSREEEPQVEEEITTERPDWTLLPLDLVTKISEELPIPHRLCLRATCTTWYHAAVLDMDVPSPWLLIPDHESEQSDSCTFASLPTGLFFTYSPIPELRGTRCVGSHAGWLAIANVHLDVSLLNPLTRSQIYLPSFTTLPTDDLMLECDVWSMDNPATDVPAYNPFKAFRDRFIGKVVFSSNPTIHNHVAVTLYGAYGDLAYTKAGKDAWLLLKEPSTKDHQYEDVMYHDDKFYCLSNECEVEAFDLSGDCPTVALVVERLTFSVTYFHNIRGSNLSCTYKKYLARSSTGELFMFLRYINQPVLPNEMELLRPKKFMVLRANPETNPCWAAATNDLGSMSLFIGTNNSMLVSNEDLPIVHGDGIFFIESYTVAFGNGIELLTSDVGWFNLKEECSDNYYASSCPQFDLASVIWFTPSLQ; encoded by the coding sequence ATGGAGAAGGCCAACATCAGCTCTACTGTCACCTCAAGAAGTCGAGAGGAAGAACCACAGGTGGAGGAAGAAATCACCACAGAGAGACCAGATTGGACATTACTACCACTCGATCTCGTAACAAAGATCAGCGAAGAACTTCCCATCCCACACCGTCTTTGCCTTCGTGCCACATGCACAACTTGGTATCATGCTGCAGTCTTGGACATGGATGTCCCGTCCCCATGGCTCCTCATACCCGATCATGAAAGTGAGCAAAGCGACTCTTGCACTTTCGCATCTCTCCCTACTGGCCTCTTCTTCACGTACTCCCCTATCCCCGAGCTTCGTGGCACACGTTGTGTTGGTTCTCATGCTGGTTGGCTTGCGATCGCCAATGTTCACTTGGACGTCAGCCTCCTAAATCCCTTAACAAGGTCTCAAATCTACCTTCCCTCCTTCACCACCCTACCTACTGATGATCTCATGCTTGAATGTGACGTCTGGTCTATGGACAATCCAGCAACTGATGTGCCTGCTTATAACCCTTTTAAAGCATTCCGCGATCGCTTCATTGGCAAGGTTGTCTTTTCCTCAAATCCTACTATCCATAACCACGTCGCGGTGACACTCTATGGTGCTTATGGTGATCTTGCCTACACGAAGGCAGGCAAAGATGCGTGGCTTCTTCTTAAGGAACCATCAACCAAGGATCATCAGTATGAGGATGTCATGTATCATGATGACAAATTCTACTGTCTATCAAATGAATGTGAAGTCGAAGCTTTTGACCTAAGTGGAGATTGTCCCACTGTGGCACTCGTCGTTGAGAGATTAACATTTAGTGTTACATACTTTCACAACATACGCGGCTCCAACCTCAGCTGTACGTATAAAAAATACTTAGCACGCTCGAGTACAGGAGAGTTGTTTATGTTTCTAAGATACATAAATCAACCCGTTTTACCGAATGAAATGGAACTGCTTAGGCCAAAAAAATTCATGGTTTTGAGGGCTAATCCCGAGACTAACCCTTGTTGGGCTGCTGCTACAAACGACTTGGGAAGCATGTCATTGTTCATTGGTACCAACAATTCCATGTTGGTATCAAACGAGGATTTACCGATAGTACATGGAGACGGTATCTTCTTCATCGAATCCTACACAGTAGCATTTGGCAATGGCATTGaactactcacttctgatgttggATGGTTCAATTTGAAAGAAGAATGTTCGGATAACTACTATGCATCATCTTGTCCTCAATTCGACTTGGCATCAGTCATCTGGTTCACACCCTCACTACAGTGA